The following nucleotide sequence is from Bacteroidota bacterium.
TTGGGTGTCTTTTGTTGTAGGTTCATCACTACTATTAAAAGAGATAGGCGGAAAAATTGGATTTGTTTTGCCCGCAGAAATATTACAGGTTTCATTTGCAAAGCAATTGAGATTTTTCATTGCCAACTTTTATAATAAAATCAATATAATTTCATTTGAAAAGCTTATTTTCCCAAACATACAACAGGAAGTTATATTATTACTTTGCGAGAAAAACAATTCAAGCGCTCATAATATTGAGCATATTGAATTAAGAGATGCTAGTGACTTAGAAACTTTGGACTATGCACGTCTTAAAAGTCCAAAAAAACAAATCGATTTTAAGTCAAATAAGTGGACATTTTACTTTTTAGACCAAAATGAAATTAATTTTTTAGAACATATTGAAAACAACCGTAAAATTCCAAAGCTTGGAAAATTCGCAAATGTTGAGGTTGGCATTACCACAGGGTCAAATGATTATTTTACGGTTCCCTTAACAACTGTGCAGGAATACGATTTAGCTTCATATGCAAGACCGATGGTTGGTCGGAGCGTTCAGGTAAACAGTGTAATTTTTACAAAAGAAGACTGGGAAAAGAATAGACATTCGAAAGCAAAAGCCCATTTACTTGTATTCCCTGACAAACAAAAACTAAAGTCTCATAATGGCGCAATGAAATATATTGCTTACGGAGAAAGCCTAGGAATAAATAATGGTTATAAATGTGGAATTCGAGATGATTGGTTTGTGGTTCCATCAATAAAAATATCTGATGCCCTTTTTATTCGTAGAAACAATTTATACCCTCGGCTGATTATTAACCAAGCAGAGGCATACACAACAGATACAATGCATCGTGTTTTTGTCCATCCTAATGTGAACATAAACGCATTTACTGC
It contains:
- a CDS encoding class I SAM-dependent methyltransferase, whose protein sequence is MKLITEATEEKLRGGFYTPEPIAKFILQWGINGSEDYDILEPSCGDGVFIEQMKKLDIRYNSITAVELNETEAEKAESIQLFNKQIINDDFHTFCNNTLKRFDLIVGNPPYIRYQFFDAKQQIEAEDIFIKAGLTYSRLTNAWVSFVVGSSLLLKEIGGKIGFVLPAEILQVSFAKQLRFFIANFYNKINIISFEKLIFPNIQQEVILLLCEKNNSSAHNIEHIELRDASDLETLDYARLKSPKKQIDFKSNKWTFYFLDQNEINFLEHIENNRKIPKLGKFANVEVGITTGSNDYFTVPLTTVQEYDLASYARPMVGRSVQVNSVIFTKEDWEKNRHSKAKAHLLVFPDKQKLKSHNGAMKYIAYGESLGINNGYKCGIRDDWFVVPSIKISDALFIRRNNLYPRLIINQAEAYTTDTMHRVFVHPNVNINAFTASYYNSLSLAFTEVCGRSHGGGVLELMPNETESILLPYHIDNAALLATIDKLIRDRVDIEQILKITNEIILKKYFGFLDEEIVLAHNIWKKLSSRRLNRGR